A window of Rubricoccus marinus contains these coding sequences:
- a CDS encoding DUF4178 domain-containing protein has protein sequence MMELSPLDRALRAARRGHNVAARTLLDDILAADPAHEEALLWRARVAEDDAERAGFLQRVLAVNPQNAWAAQQLAASGGAEAASGARGQDGVPDTLTCSNCGGSVEVHPERGSKAAMCTYCGSVLDLGTTQLDVIGQMNPKVGPKHPIKPGDEATFFGENHLVMGWMRYKGWDSEDSWHWDEWQLVSDSGVPRYLSHSSDEGWTIQTPIRPTPEVSRSGIKLKEGKAGIKESGPAKITAMQGEFTFRPRLDKTLKVIEASRGDQHYSAELTGDELEVVGGPRVPERELWAAFGREDKLREMDARAERARKRRKALRSAALLCFLAAGAYFMGIGWASSKDGSTVSSGTTEFVSDLSDVPVLPSRSEFTAERRDSLSLGTVEVVDASEVYEVVVATPHDGLYPYPAAEVYIEEPDGDVVNLGRLTNRSDGYELKRAFRPNAVGSHTLLMFVEERSPDRLTFTTTVRTGMWDPGPFAVACGLAVLLGLVLFLAGGFGRID, from the coding sequence ATGATGGAGCTCTCCCCTCTTGACCGCGCGCTCCGCGCTGCTCGCCGCGGGCACAACGTCGCCGCCCGCACGCTTCTCGACGACATCCTCGCGGCGGATCCTGCCCACGAAGAAGCCCTTCTCTGGCGCGCTCGCGTGGCGGAAGACGATGCCGAGCGCGCGGGCTTTCTACAACGCGTGCTCGCGGTCAACCCGCAGAATGCGTGGGCCGCGCAGCAACTCGCCGCCTCTGGCGGAGCCGAGGCCGCCTCTGGCGCCAGAGGCCAGGATGGCGTCCCGGACACGCTGACGTGCTCCAACTGCGGCGGATCGGTAGAGGTGCACCCCGAGCGCGGCAGCAAAGCCGCGATGTGCACCTACTGCGGCAGCGTGCTGGACCTCGGCACCACGCAGTTGGATGTCATCGGCCAGATGAACCCCAAGGTGGGGCCGAAGCACCCCATCAAGCCCGGCGACGAGGCCACGTTCTTCGGCGAGAACCACCTCGTGATGGGCTGGATGCGCTACAAGGGCTGGGACTCCGAGGACTCCTGGCACTGGGACGAGTGGCAGCTCGTCAGCGATTCCGGCGTGCCGCGCTACCTCTCGCACTCCTCCGACGAGGGCTGGACGATCCAGACGCCGATCCGGCCCACGCCAGAGGTTTCGCGCTCCGGCATCAAGCTGAAAGAGGGCAAGGCGGGAATCAAGGAGTCCGGCCCGGCCAAGATCACGGCCATGCAGGGCGAGTTCACATTCCGCCCACGCCTGGACAAAACGCTGAAGGTGATCGAGGCCTCTCGCGGCGACCAGCATTACAGCGCCGAGCTCACCGGCGACGAACTCGAAGTCGTGGGTGGCCCTCGCGTCCCGGAGCGCGAGCTCTGGGCAGCCTTCGGGCGTGAAGACAAGCTCCGCGAGATGGACGCGCGCGCCGAGCGAGCGCGCAAGAGGCGAAAGGCGCTCCGCAGCGCCGCTCTGCTGTGCTTTCTCGCCGCTGGCGCCTATTTCATGGGCATTGGCTGGGCCTCTTCCAAAGACGGCTCCACCGTTTCCAGCGGAACAACCGAGTTCGTCTCGGACCTCAGCGACGTTCCTGTCCTCCCGAGCCGCAGCGAGTTCACCGCCGAGCGGCGCGACTCGCTCTCGCTCGGAACGGTAGAGGTGGTGGACGCGAGCGAGGTCTACGAGGTCGTCGTCGCGACGCCACATGATGGCTTGTACCCCTACCCAGCCGCCGAGGTCTACATCGAAGAGCCCGATGGCGACGTCGTCAATCTCGGGCGCCTGACCAACCGGAGTGACGGCTACGAACTGAAGCGGGCCTTCCGGCCCAACGCGGTGGGCTCGCACACGCTCCTGATGTTCGTGGAAGAGCGGAGCCCCGACCGCCTGACGTTTACCACGACCGTCCGTACCGGCATGTGGGACCCCGGCCCCTTCGCGGTGGCCTGTGGCCTCGCCGTCCTTCTCGGCCTCGTGCTGTTCCTCGCCGGCGGCTTCGGCCGCATCGACTAG
- a CDS encoding DUF350 domain-containing protein: MRAFRSTLALALTTLAAAPAFAQEAAGDGSLQVSVIVATILYGAIGILLTLAGYFVFDKIVGLDLKRELVEDQNTAIGIMLAGVFIGCSIVVAAVMLS; encoded by the coding sequence ATGCGCGCCTTCCGCTCCACCCTCGCCCTCGCGCTGACCACGCTCGCCGCCGCTCCCGCCTTCGCGCAAGAGGCCGCGGGCGACGGCAGCCTCCAGGTTTCCGTCATCGTCGCGACGATCCTCTACGGCGCCATCGGCATCCTGCTGACGCTCGCGGGCTACTTCGTCTTCGACAAGATCGTGGGCCTGGACCTCAAGCGCGAGCTCGTGGAGGACCAGAACACGGCCATCGGCATCATGCTCGCGGGCGTGTTTATCGGGTGCTCCATCGTTGTTGCGGCCGTGATGCTGTCGTAA